Within the Arachis duranensis cultivar V14167 chromosome 10, aradu.V14167.gnm2.J7QH, whole genome shotgun sequence genome, the region GCCCATGGAAGGTTTGTAACCTAAAGTGGTCCCTGAGCCCCTTTTTAACCCTAAGTGATGAAGGAGTAGCGTATGagtcgttcttcttcttcttcatttcatcttcatcttcatcttcttcttcttccctgttCGATTCATTCCTCGTTGCTTTGTTGGGTTTAACCATGGTTGGACGTGCAAATGAGGGAGAGGGGAGTTCTATTCGATCAACCACAAGGACGCCTAGTCGCAGTCGCAACAAAGCCTCACGAGTTCCAGATCGCTGTGGGTGTGGAAAACGCCCTGTGCTCCGATGGTCTGGAACAGATGCCCACCCAGACAAACCCTTCTTCGGATGTCCGAATTACAATGTGAGTTTGAGTCTAATAGATGTTGTTTCTGTTTTTAAATGTTCAACTCCTGAATCCCTAAATTTACTGGTGACAGTGCAGTGGAAAACGGTGGTGTGGATTTTTTCGATGGGCAGATGTTGTAGAAGATGAAAATGGCAATTTTGAAGAAGCTGCAGCATATAACAATGAAGAAATTAGCTTGAGTGTTGCAGTGAGGATTGGCAATTTGGAGGCTGAATTAAGGAGCCAGAAATATGTAATACAAATGTTAGGGTTGTTAAATTTGTTCCTGTTAGTTGTTGTAGTGGTTGTGATTGTTAAAATGTAACACTTGTGTATTGTTTAGGAATGAATGAGCAATCTTTGCATTATTGATGTGATCTGTGTAAATAGTTGACaaagataataacaaaataCAACAGAACAACTAAGTTAATAAAACCATATTCTGATTATAACTAAGATATTGCCAAACATTGTCAATGGTGTAGCAGCTGATAAACACCAAATTACATCATCAAAAAGGAATACAATAAGAGCTCCAATTTTAAAGGTTTATAACTACCAAAAGTAAATGTTAACCATTACATTGTGGTTATGTGCTACTCCTAAatgaaaatatccaaaataaggAAACAAGTGATGTCTAAATGCCATATGTGATCAGTCAGACTTCAGCAGCCACAACATCCAATTATTTAgtgtttttcttccttggtgGTTTAAACCCTGGAGTTGGAACAaacttcaaaaagtttgccaacCTAGAAGATGTTGCTGCGCTTGCTCCTTGCATGGGATCAAGAGAAGCAGATACTGGTGATGGTGagttcttcttttttgttggcAATTTATCTGGCCTTGTTGTTTGTGGTGTTGGTGGTGGGACCTGATGAGGAAAGTAATGAAACTAGTGAGATGATAagagcaattaaaaaaaatgtcagAAGACTATGTATTTCATACATGTACCTCATCTTGTGTTCCACCATAATTTGGTTGGGATAAGTCAATTTCGGTAACCTCCACTTGAGCATGAATCTGGACAGCTACAGCAGGAGGAGCTTCATCTACTTGTGGTGCCACATTAGAGGTGTTTGTAGCTTCAGCTGCAGGTGCACTCTCAGCTGGGACAGTTTTGGACTTGGCTGCCGCCACAGCAGCTGCTGCAGCAGCAAGCGCAGCAGCTAGTTCATcggctcttttttttttacatccCCTCTTGGTGTGGCCTTTTATTCCACAGTATGTGCATGTGAACGGCTTTAGCTGTCTCTTTAGAGTAACGGCTCCCTTAGGTTTCTTGTTTCCACTAGTACCCTCATCAGCATCCTTTCGTCTTTTGGTTGTCAATTTTCCAGGTTTACGTTTAATGTTAGGAGCTTGGGGCTGACTGTAGGCTGATTTTTCCCATAGGGATTGGCCTGGGAGAGGATTGATGTGATGTTCATATGTCTTCCTATATGAGTCCATGGTGACTAAGGGATGACAGAAGTCCTCAGGTCTCTTATTCACCCTTGCAAGAGCAGCACAAGCATGAACACAGGGAATGCCTATAGTGAATAAACAAAGAAATGATCAACTCCACAGCAGCCAATATAATCAATGACGTATAGCAATTCATAATAAAGAGTAGAAAAAAGTTGGTGCAAGGGCATATAATATCACCTGTTAACATCCAGAACTGACATGTGCAAAGTCTCTTGCCTAAATCAACAACCATGTTAGTTGGGTGTCCATGGACCTCAAATTTTTCATATTCTTCATCTCCAGTCCATATAGGAACCCAATTCTTTGATTCCTTGCGAACCTTTTCCAATCGGCTTTGAATAACAGGAGGTAGTTTCCCCACATGGTTGTTcaactttattttattctttgcaATCGATCGCATAACAAACATTCTTACCTCTTCAAGCAATGTGATGATTGGCTTACTCCTAGCCTCCTTGATTCGTGCATTGAACACCTCACAGGCATTGTTGCAAATATTATCCAGCTTTGGCCTGTGGCTAAATTGAGACTTTGTCCATGAGCTCCTTGGCCACTTGTTCAGGTATGTCCATGCCTCCTCGCTGACCCTCTTTATTTTGTCCATGTTATCAATAAAGTCTTGAAACGTGGTTGACCTAGCAGCATCCCAAAGAAGTCTCCTCAGCTCAAGATCCTTCCACTGTTTGTTGAAATTTCGCCACAGGTGCCATACACAGAAACGATGATGGACCTGTGGCATGACCTCTTCTACAGCAGAAATCAATCCCTGTTTAGCACAAACACATTTATCAGAAACCAAATTCCTTAAGCCTAAATCAAGAATATGAGTTATTCACACAGTCAAGCAATATCCATGGCTCATGGAACTATTTCTCATGGAATGAACCAGTCTCATACTGTACTATATAATCCAGACTATTTAAGTAGGGTCAACCACTTCCACATATTTATGCAAACTTCAGTAAATTTATGATAAACACAGATTTATATAGTTTAGTATGTCCAAATATGATCAATCAGTATCTTATATTCACACCATGGTTGCAATATCCAGGAATCAACCAACAATGTAACAAATGTGTAGCTAATTGAATAACATAACATATAGTCCAGTATCATAAAGTCCAGAAAATGAACAATTTAACAAATGTATAGATAATTGAATAACACAACGAGTTAAATTTAGGAATTGATTACCTTCTGCATGTCAGATATGAAACACCACCCGTTTGCCTTATAGTCTCCTAAATCCTCGTGGAGTAGCTCAAGAAACCACTTCCAGTTCTCCTTATTTTCAACATTTACTATAGCCCAAGCAATCACATATATGTGATGATTTGCATCTTGGGCTACAGCTGATATGATCTGGCCTCCAATCCGTGTCTTCAGAAATGCACCATCAAGTCCAATTAGTGGACGGCACCCTGATCTGAACCCGTTCTTGCAACCACTCAAGCAAATGTACATTCTCTCAAACATGACTTGTCCATCAGGCAATGGGATCACCCCAATCTTCACAGTTGATCCGGGATTGGTTTTCAGAAGTGTTTCAGCATAATCCCTTAACAAGGCATACTGTGCCTTCTCATCGCCATAAACAACATTCCTTGCATCGGCCAAGGCTCTAGCTATTGAGTTTCTATGCAGAATGAGATCACATTTCGACCTAAAGTACACTGCAGCCTCACATTGCTTGAAATTAGGATACTTTCTAACTTTTTTAACCAACTTACTAGCCAACCAGGCTCTGTTTGCAGCCCTATTTGAATTTTCCCTTGGACATGTATGATCATCATAAAATGTCTTTATCTGCCAGCAACAGTCCTCATGATCTCTTGAAGCATACACAACCCATGCACACTCTTCTACTTGGCAAACTGCCCTACATCTGATATTATCATTCTTAATGAACTTAATCCCCCTTCCCTCCTGAATGGTAAACTCTCTCACAGCCTCCCTGAATTCTTGTTTAGTATTGAACTTCATGCCAACTTGAAGTTGCAGCTCACCAAACCTCTGGCCCCCCTCGAATATGGGAAATTCATCTGAATCCCCATCAGATTCCATCTCATCCTCAGAGTTAGGAGGAGTTTTCATCTCCTCCGAGTGCCAGGAGTTGGCTCCATCAGATTCTGCACCAGGGTCCAGAGCCTCATACCAACTTCCTTCACCTGGACTTCCTACAAAACCCAAGTCCACCTCTACATCTGATAAATCCTCAACTATTGCATCATCATCTTGCATTATATTATCTTTTCCtatcttctcttttcctttAGCTATATCTGCCTTCTTTTGAACCTTTTTGACCTCTTTCCTAATTGGTTTTGAAACTCTTGCACACAATTCTTCATCATTGCTAGAGCTGCCATCACTACTTCCTGATTCATTGACAGTTAAATCCACATGAAGAGGTCCCTTATCTTTGTTACTGGTCTTCCCCTTTGCCTGAGATCTTGTTATTCTTTTAGGTGGGTTAAATTTGGGTTTGGGTTTGGAAGTGAAGTTAGACTTGGGCTTTGAATGAGTTTTCTTGGGCTTCAGATGGTTCTTGGGCTTTGGAGTTGGCTTCTGCTTATGTTTCACAATGGGAGTTGGGTTGGATTTTTTACTGGATTTTGGGTTGGGTGTATAATTGGATTTGGGATTTTCAGATTCATCCATGGGGTTGGGCTCTTCATTGGTGGGATTTGTAGTGAGGGGGTCAGCAGCAGGATTGTTTGGAATGGGAGTTGTAGTAAAGGGACTTGTGTTTGCAGTTGAGAGGTTTGAAATTGGGTTTGTATTCGATTTGTTAACTGGGGTTTGATTTGCGGTATCCACATGTGTTTTCTTCTTACTCTGTATGTCACCATGTGAAAACTCTTCTATTTCATAATCAAGTAACATCACATCCCTTTTCCCATCCATCAGTTCAGGTGTGGAAACTCCATGTTCAAAAAACACATCAACTACTCCATCATTCTTCTCTGCATGGAAGCACATCTCCCTTAGTTCATCATCACTTGTCAGAGCTCTCAGTCCCACCTCCAAGCTCCTTCCCGGAACCAGCCACCAGCACTCAACTACCTTGTCATACCCCAACTCCTTGAAATAGTTTCTCACGAAAAAAACATCTAGGGTATCCTCATCTAAATCTCCTAAACAACTTCTATTGTCAGGTGAATAAACCAATTTCCCATCATCGTTCTTCTTAAAGGTCCCACCATGGTGGAACATGATATCGAGCAATTTTTCCATCTACAGTAAAAAACAAGTATAACAGTTTATCTAATGTATGCTACTAATAATATAATCAACAAACCACAGTACAACATAATCCAATATTGTTTAAAAACAGATACTTCATCACATTGCCATTGTAAAAACAGCCTGATTCCCTATGTGAAAACAGAGCATTGACAAAATCCAAACCCACACCACCCAGTACCCTAAACCCTATCTAATACTATAGCATTCAGTAATTTTTCATCAACCAACACAAAATTTCCAAATCAAACTCACAACAAAGGATACCTTAACtctgtaaaagataaataaaaaatagtttattcACTGCATGCCTACCTCTGTGTCACGGGATTCACGAGGAAACTTTGCTCCTTCCTTCTCCGGTTTTGAACGACCGATGAGCACGTTTCGGGCCTCTCCAATTTGTCTCACCCCAGAAAACCTCGAAGGACTACCAGAACCCAGGCTATGGAGCTTTCATTTCAAACGTGACGAAGAAGATGAAGTGACGAAGTCTTTGAATATGGgggttttattttttgtaactcCTTCGTGAATGAAGCGACgtcgtttttattttttagcgcCAACTAGTTATACGACGTCGTTCTCTATAGTCCAGCATGGCAAAAATTTTGCCACATCATTGCCGCCGGGAGCGAGTTTGGACGGAAAAAGGGGGAGGGACCAACTAGGTGCATTTTTCCCAATCTCAGAGACATAAATAGTGCAATTGAGAAGTCAGGGACTAAATTGGTGCATTTTGTGAATCTCAGGGACTACTTTGGGGTTTAACTCAATAAAACTCAATGATACAAGTGTATCTTGTATAACACTGATTAATAAGGAATCAAATTATTTCTATCAAGGATCATAACATGTTACAAGAATTCTAATTAACAATTCATAACCAAGGAAAAATTTACTTTACAAACGTGGTTCAGGTTGCAACATTTCTaattacaaagaaaataaagaatctcctacaaaaattacattttcccAATTAAAAATAGATACAATAAAACATATACAACAACAATTCCATAATCACATCATCATCTACGAATTCAATCTCTCAATCTCTTCAGTACTTTGCTTATCCACAGCAACATCAATCCTCTCATACTCAAGGTTCTCTCTCTTCCCAAGCGCAAAAGACTGTTCTTCCTCGTGCTTCTGAAAGAATATGGCCCACAGAAACAGTACCACAAAAGCAACCAACGCAACACATACAGTTCCGAATATAACCTCAGCAAGAACCGACAAAGTTCCAAAACTACCCTTCTCTTCTTCAGCCGGCACGTTTCGTGCACCCTCACGTTCTGCCACATCCCCAGAACTCACCACCTTCCACGTGTACACACTAACAACCTGAACGGAATCCGCGTCGTTCGAGGCACTCAAACCAACGAACACGGGCTCGTTTCCCCAGAGTTTAGCCAAATCGATTTTGTGCGAAACGATCGGATCGTTAGGGCGGTTTTCACTGGACTTGCATAACCGAACCTCGAGATTCTTCGAACTTGCCACGTAATCAACCCAAGCTTTCAGCTTCTCGCCGTTGTTGAGGACAATGTCTGAGTCGGAGACATTCGCGATTGCGACGGAGATGAGGCTTCCGACGTCTATTCCGACGTGGTTCGCGTTTGGATCGTTGAACTCGTCGTCTTGCGAGGTGTCAAATTCGACGGCGACATAGTTTTTGCTGTATTCTTTTGAGATGCCGAATGAGTAGTTAGCCGAGAATACGTTCTCGAAGTCGCCAGGGAAGAGGATAAGGACGAAACCGCTACCGCCATCCTCGGAGGTGGCGGCGGGGGAGATTGAGAATGAGAATTCGACGGAGAGGGAGGTGCCGGTTGTGTTGGCGCTGGCGTTGGCGCTGGCAGAAGAGAATGTGATTGATGTGTTTCGGAGGAGGAGGCCGGAGCTGAACTGTGAGGGGCGCGTGAGACTCACGCGGTCTTTGACAGCGTGAGCGTCACCTGAGAGATTGATGTCATTGTCAAAGTTGTTATGGTTAACGGAAACAGGAGGCAGCTGTGAGGAAGGAGAAGATTGAACAGAAACGGTTAGGGAAATGATGAACATTGTGATGAATATTGCGATGAACAATGACGTAACCATTATCCTCATTCCTTCGAAAAAACGGTAACGCTGTTGTTACGGTTGTTTTTCTGTTATTGTTTGTGGGACCCAGAAATTCTATTATGCTGTGGAGGTTGTAACTACAATTGGTTATCGCTCAATCAACCCCACTTGTGTTTTTCCTCAAAACAacgaaataattaattaattacttgtcAAAGTGATTACCTATTATTGTTGGTATATTCATACTTGGGGAAATTAAGGGTGTGATTTTAGTAATAAtgtgaaaaataatattctcaataatgttaataattattaatatggGATTAACTAACTGCTTTGACCGCGCAAAACTTGGTTGATCTAATTAAGTTATTAGCTATTTTagtctatttatttatttattactcgAATATACTTGTAACGGAAGAACAATGGCGAAAttttacaaatataaaattattcattagGATTTATTCGTTATTAAGAATAAGTTATAACTAGATTTTAattattacttattttaaaagtataaaggACGACCTTATGAgtttttattatcaatttaattattaaacgGTCAAAATATCTATTCATTCATAGACATTCGAACCCATACTAGAAATATTTCAGACAGGTCCGTTACCTTAACGGTTACGTGGTGTAGGACTTATAAGAAGTACAACCCTCAAGgtaaatttttcaagaaaaaataaatagtataaattaaatgaacgaagaaattaaataaatcaatgtTACGGGAGTTCAACCacccataaaaaaatataagaaagtaattgagcaagaaattaaatgttaaagtgttaataatattaaaatgttagaagattagaaagttaaaaaattaggaAATTACCTTcacttaattttaaatattttgtgtttattttataGCATgagaatagaataaattaaaaggattattttGTATTGTGTCTTAACATGGAGTACATcaaaaaccaaataaaatttgGTGAGGAGAAGTGTGGACTTTGAAAATTACAAAAACACTCCAGAATATGAAGGATTCTTAGAAGTGTTTTTACTAGCTAAATTTTTCAATCCTCAACTCTTcacgtattttttttttaatgtgtaaGAATCTCTTCTCTTTTTATGCTGAATGTGTCTTTTTACAGGGACtgaaactaagaatgaaaatagGTTAGACGATTTGTCAAAAGTTTATAATTTGTCATATTTTAGTCTGACTTATTATAAAATAGGCACATGTTTATATTCTTGTAAAAGtctcaatatatattattaataggCTCAAATTCAGGTTCATTAATTAGCTTTATTAGCCTGTTAGGTTTACTTGAACCtgttaaaacataattaaatatataaataattttttactattaacaaaattattagatattttaaattgattgtattttattataaatacttttgtatattttaaatattttttaaaaatttaaaattttttataaatattaaatgatatattatgtataaatatttttattaaaaactatttttaattttgtaaaagataaaatttattagaCTTTTTAACAGGTTTTAGATTAAACCATGCTGAACAACATAACAGGTTTAATAGACCAAATTTAGGTCAATTAACTACATGACAAGCCTAATGTATTAAGAGTAAAGTCTGACCTGACCTGTTTTCACTTCCTAGTTAGAAGCTTGCATCAAATGGAGCAAATtacatttaaataattaaaatttttttaaattaaatcaatttatcTTTCACTTTCATAAAGTAAAATGCTAAATATTTGTGACATCCCACCTCTTGTCATCTTTCACTTTTCAAACGTGCATGGATACTTGCAAATCAAATATAATTGAAAAACAGGCGTTTTAGGCTTCAACTTTGCCTCTTGAATCATTAAATTTGGGCTTCTATCAAGGGAGAAACAAATCATACAAAATTGCATTAGTTGTAGCTTTAGATTAATATCTAGTCCATATTAAAACGTTGATTCTCTCTCATCGATAGAATATTTAGATAATCTTGGTATCCAATTAAAGCTCTATGTGTGTAGTTTCATTTTCAATTGACGCCACATCAATATCACTTCTTATGCGAGAGTTATGGTCAAACTAATATATGTTGCTCAGAAATTTTATTACCAGAAATCTTAGTGACTTAAATTGTCTTGCTTCTTTTGCACTTCTTTTTTCTAATTCCTTTCATAATTCCTACAAATGAAACAATCCTATGGATGCCTTAAGATACATGTAATTTATGAGGTAAAAATGCATTCTTCTATGTTaaactcaaaatcaaattctaaataaaatCATACAAAACACATGAACTAGTTCCTACATTATATGAAGATGCatgtgaaaatatgcttttaTTAGGTAATTATCAAACTCCTGACTTAAAATATTGCCTTGTCCGCACTTATTATCTCCAAATAagcacttttattttatatctttaagCTAGACGTTGAAAAAAATCTGATGTATAACACATATAGAAAGAAAATTGTGTtcataattacaaattttttttcctatttatgAACCAATTAGGTGATCAAACCCTAATGGCTGACACGCATAGAGAAACGGAAGAGAGAGAtgaataaaaatagataaatagacAGGGCTCAACGGAGAGTggcggaggaggagaaggaggaggaggaggaggaggtgagACAGATGATGACGACGTGATTGGGCTCGATGGAGNGACGACGATGT harbors:
- the LOC127742889 gene encoding uncharacterized protein LOC127742889 — translated: MVGRANEGEGSSIRSTTRTPSRSRNKASRVPDRCGCGKRPVLRWSGTDAHPDKPFFGCPNYNCSGKRWCGFFRWADVVEDENGNFEEAAAYNNEEISLSVAVRIGNLEAELRSQKYVIQMLGLLNLFLLVVVVVVIVKM
- the LOC110276528 gene encoding probable L-type lectin-domain containing receptor kinase S.7 — translated: MFIISLTVSVQSSPSSQLPPVSVNHNNFDNDINLSGDAHAVKDRVSLTRPSQFSSGLLLRNTSITFSSASANASANTTGTSLSVEFSFSISPAATSEDGGSGFVLILFPGDFENVFSANYSFGISKEYSKNYVAVEFDTSQDDEFNDPNANHVGIDVGSLISVAIANVSDSDIVLNNGEKLKAWVDYVASSKNLEVRLCKSSENRPNDPIVSHKIDLAKLWGNEPVFVGLSASNDADSVQVVSVYTWKVVSSGDVAEREGARNVPAEEEKGSFGTLSVLAEVIFGTVCVALVAFVVLFLWAIFFQKHEEEQSFALGKRENLEYERIDVAVDKQSTEEIERLNS